From the genome of Impatiens glandulifera chromosome 9, dImpGla2.1, whole genome shotgun sequence, one region includes:
- the LOC124914391 gene encoding CBL-interacting protein kinase 18-like encodes MDKSRRVLMQKYELGRLLGQGSFARVYYARNLESGQAVAIKVMDKKKIISGGFIKQIRREISVIRLVKHPNVVQVLEVMATKTHIYLVMEFAKGGELFRKVAKLKLKEDVARKYFQQLINAVDFFHGRDVYHRDLKPENLLLDEDDNLKVIDFGLSALAESKHQDGLFHTMCGTPAYVAPEVIYRKGYDGGKADIWSCGIILFVLIAGYLPFYDVNIIQMYRKICRAEYKCPKWFSDEVRTLLSNMLETNPDNRITMAQVKESSWFRSGLSTTDTCSLIEGSVQEDMVKPKELNAFDIISLSAGFDLSGLFEEARFKKEARFMSRKPASVIVSKLEEMAEFVKMKVGKKEGGLMRFERTREGRMGFLSVEVEIFEVSSSFYLVEVRKNNGDSLEFSEMLMEGMRVALKDVVWAWHGELPLIESA; translated from the coding sequence ATGGATAAGTCTAGGAGAGTGTTGATGCAAAAATATGAGTTAGGAAGGTTGCTGGGTCAAGGTTCATTTGCTAGAGTTTATTATGCAAGAAATCTTGAAAGTGGACAAGCAGTGGCCATTAAAGTTATGGACAAGAAGAAAATTATCAGTGGAGGGTTCATAAAACAGATCAGACGTGAAATCTCAGTGATAAGATTGGTCAAGCACCCGAATGTCGTGCAGGTTCTAGAAGTAATGGCTACCAAGACCCACATTTATCTTGTGATGGAATTTGCCAAAGGAGGTGAGCTTTTTCGAAAGgtggccaaactgaagttgaAAGAAGATGTGGCTAGGAAATATTTCCAACAGTTGATAAACGCTGTTGATTTTTTCCATGGCCGGGACGTTTACCACAGGGATTTGAAGCCAGAGAATCTATTATTAGATGAAGATGATAATCTAAAAGTTATTGATTTCGGTTTGAGTGCGCTTGCAGAGTCGAAACACCAAGATGGGCTTTTCCACACTATGTGTGGAACCCCTGCCTATGTTGCTCCTGAGGTGATATATCGAAAGGGCTATGATGGGGGGAAGGCTGATATATGGTCGTGTGGGATTATCTTGTTTGTTCTTATTGCTGGCTATCTCCCTTTCTACGACGTAAACATAATTCAGATGTATCGAAAGATCTGCAGAGCAGAGTACAAATGTCCCAAATGGTTTTCAGATGAGGTCAGGACTTTACTGTCAAATATGTTGGAGACAAATCCGGATAACCGTATTACCATGGCCCAAGTGAAGGAAAGCAGTTGGTTCAGAAGTGGCTTAAGCACAACAGACACTTGTTCCTTGATTGAAGGATCAGTACAAGAAGATATGGTTAAGCCGAAAGAACTTAATGCTTTTGATATCATATCACTATCTGCAGGTTTTGATCTGTCTGGATTGTTTGAAGAGGCCCGGTTCAAGAAAGAGGCTCGGTTTATGTCGCGAAAACCTGCATCAGTCATTGTGTCTAAGTTGGAGGAAATGGCAGAGTTTGTGAAGATGAAGGTGGGAAAAAAGGAGGGAGGGTTGATGAGATTTGAGAGAACTCGGGAGGGTAGAATGGGTTTTTTGTCGGTTGAAGTGGAGATATTCGAGGTGAGTTCATCGTTTTACTTGGTGGAGGTGAGGAAGAACAATGGAGATAGTCTTGAATTTAGTGAAATGTTAATGGAGGGAATGAGAGTTGCTCTTAAAGATGTAGTTTGGGCTTGGCATGGAGAACTGCCCCTAATCGAATCAGCTTAA
- the LOC124914393 gene encoding biogenesis of lysosome-related organelles complex 1 subunit 1-like, with the protein MEKSSFSHAEAAGGLEHSLLQLISDHHSATLRLREKTEKAKKEAIKNSVRVSDLLVDAVNGGVQEAFIYEKRIELETRALAASVARFGKQTDQWLAASHGINTALKEIGDFENWMKTMEYDCKRISAAICNIYQE; encoded by the exons ATGGAGAAATCATCGTTTTCGCACGCAGAGGCAGCAGGTGGACTCGAACATTCGCTGCTCCAATTGATCTCCGATCACCATAGCGCCACCCTCCGACTCCGAGAAAAAACCG AGAAGGCGAAGAAAGAAGCGATTAAGAATTCGGTGAGGGTTTCTGATCTGCTAGTCGATGCCGTCAATGGAGGCGTCCAAGAAGCATTCATTTATGAGAAGCGTATTGAGCTCGAGACAAGGGCTTTAGCGGCATCAGTTGCGCGGTTTGGGAAGCAGACCGATCAGTGGCTTGCTGCTTCTCATGGAATCAACACGGCCTTGAAG GAAATTGGAGACTTTGAGAACTGGATGAAGACGATGGAATATGATTGTAAGAGGATCAGTGCTGCAATATGCAACATCTACCAGGAGTAA
- the LOC124914392 gene encoding U2 small nuclear ribonucleoprotein B'' 2-like, giving the protein MLSGDIPPNQTIYLKNINEKVKKEELKRSLYALFSQYGRILDVVALKTEKLRGQAWVVFSEVTSASNAVRQMQNFPFYDKPLRIQYAKTKSDCIAKEDGTFVPRDKKRKKHEEKVERKKRAEETQQAATTNGTRGDSNGRPTAAPMYGKAGAEEDHGAAPNNILFIQNLPHESTSMMLEVLFQQYPGFREVRMIEAKPGIAFVEFDDDLQSSVAMQALQGFKITPHNPMVITYAKK; this is encoded by the exons ATGCTCTCCGGGGACATTCCGCCTAATCAAACTATCTATCTAAAGAATATCAACGAGAAGGTCAAGAAAGAGG AGTTGAAGAGATCTCTTTATGCGTTGTTCTCACAATATGGAAGGATTTTGGACGTTGTTGCCTTGAAAACTGAAAAACTTCGAGGACAAGCATGGGTTGTGTTTAGTGAAGTGACATCTGCCAGCAATGCTGTGAGACAGATGCAAAATTTTCCTTTTTATGATAAACCCTTG AGGATACAGTATGCCAAAACAAAGTCTGACTGTATTGCCAAAGAAGATGGTACCTTTGTTCCAAGAGATAAGAAGAGGAAGAAACATGAAGAGAAAG TTGAAAGAAAGAAACGAGCTGAGGAAACACAACAAGCAGCAACTACTAATGGAACCAGAGGAGACAGCAATGGACGCCCAACG GCGGCTCCTATGTATGGAAAGGCTGGTGCAGAAGAAGATCATGGTGCGGCACCAAACAACATCCTGTTCATTCAGAATCTACCTCACGAGTCAACGAGCATGATGTTAGAGGTTCTTTTCCAACAGTATCCTGGTTTCAGGGAAGTTCGCATGATAGAAGCAAAACCGGGCATTGCCTTTGTAGAGTTTGACGATGACTTGCAGTCCTCAGTTGCGATGCAGGCACTTCAGGGTTTCAAAATTACTCCTCATAATCCCATGGTTATCACTTATGCCAAGAAATAA